The Rosa rugosa chromosome 1, drRosRugo1.1, whole genome shotgun sequence genomic sequence TACCCTTCCGTTGTCTTGGTACTGGCCAAGTCACTCAGATAATTTCTCGTCGTGACATTGCTGTGAGGATAAAAGAGTTGAATGAGAAGTTAGCTTTGATTCATGAACAGCAAAAATTTTATAAGTTCCTTCAAAATGAAATAGAATTTGAGCAACCTGAACGATTGAAAAGTTTCTCAATTGTCGATAAATCTGGGACATTTGGTAGAGACTACGAAATGAATAAACTAGTAAGCGAGTTAGTGAGTGAGAATAGTGAAGAAAAGAAGACGCCTCTTGTCAAATCTATTGTAGGTATGGGGGGGATAGGCAAAACAACTCTTGCCCAACTAGCCTATAATGATGAAAAAGTAAATGCTTGTTTTCAGACAAGAATATGGGTTTGTGTCTCAGAACCCTTTGTACAAATTGCGGTTGCCAAAGCCATCCTTGAGGGTCTTAAGGTAACTGCCCCAAATTCAAATGAGTTGGAAACTTTTGTTCAACTTATATCTGACTCGATTAAGGGCAAGAAGTTCCTTCTTGTCCTAGATGATGTCTGGGACTCAGACCATAGAAAGTGGGAGCCCTTCTTGACAACATTAGGGTGTGGTGGCTCAGGGAGTAGAATTTTGGTTACAACGCGAATAACGCAAGTTGCTAGTACACTGGGAGCAACTAGTGACCACACAATCCATTTGAAGGAGTTGGGTGAAGAAACTTGTCGGTCATTATTCTATCACATTGCATTTTTTGATGGTGAAAGAAAAGAGTCTAAAAAGTTTGAAGATATTGGGAATGAAATCGTGAAAAAGTGCAAAGGCTTGCCTCTTGCTGCTAAGACGTTGGGTAGTCTAATGCGGTGTAAGAAAACACTGCAACAATGGGTAGAGGTTTTGAATAGTAAGATATGGGAATTACAAGAGTTTGAGCAGCAAGTTTTCCAACCGTTATTACTAAGTTACTATGATTTGAAACCATTGTCCAAACGTTGTCTTTTGTATTGTGCTACATTTCCTAAAGATCATGTGATTGTTAAGGATAAGTTGATTGAGTTGTGGATGTCACAAGATTATCTTGAAGTCAAAGGtggaaacaaagaaaagacAACAGTAGGTCAATGGTGTTTTGAGAACTTAGTAACGCGGTCTTTCTTTCAAGATATTGCGGAAGATTCTAAAGGGAATATTAGAAGTTGTAAAATGCACGACATCGTGCATGACTTTGTGCAATATCTGACCAAGGATGAATGCTTTAGTATGGTGGTTAAGGGTGCTAATGAGAGAATGGAGTTACCGGGTGATGAGGTCCGTCATTTGTCTTTAATGTTTGCACCCAAGGATCCATTTCCTGTTTCTTCTCTTAATTGTAAGAGTTTGCGCACTCTCACAGCTTTTGAATCAAAACTTAATAGCATTGGGGTTGAGTTGATTTCGCAATCAAAAAGCCTTAGGACTTTGAACTTGAGTGAAAACTCAATTGTAGAAGTTCCAAAGGAGATTGGTGGATTGATACATTTGAGATATCTGGACTTGTCTCAAAACCGTGAACTGAAGGAATTGCCTGACAGTTTAGGTGATTTATACAATCTGCAAACCTTGCGACTTGTCAAGTGTGAACAACTTGTCAAATTTCCCGATGAAGAGGCAATGAGAAAGCTAACCAAGTTAAAGCATCTTTATGTCGTGAAGTCCTGTTGTCTAAAATCAAAAGGGATAGGGAGGTTAACCGGTCTGCAAAAGCTAGATGTGTTTCATCTAAATGGTTTTGGGGGTAAGGACAAAGAAGGGACGTTGAAGTTGCAAGATTTGAAAAACTTGAACCAACTTGAAGGGAGTCTTTCCATTGCACACTTGGAGTCTGTGGAAGATGCGAGTGAGGGTGTAAAGGCATGTTTGAGTGACAAACATCTCCTTCATCATCTGCATCTAGATTTCTTATGTGCCCATGGATGTATTAAGTACAGGAGAGAAGAAGGGACGGGCCAAAATGATAGAGAAATACTGAATGGGCTGCAACCACATGGAGATTTGGAATCATTGAGCATCTGGAACTGCCAGCTGGCTACTTCTCCGTGTCCCAATTGGATCTTGTCTTTACATAATCTGACGAGTCTTGAGCTTAGTAAATTCGGTAATTGTGAGCTGCTTTCGGGTCCATTTGGGAGATTGCCGTCGCTTGAATCACTTGTATTTGTGAGGATGGCGAAAGTGAAAAAGGTGGGAATTGAAGAAAGAGAATTACAATCATCCTCCTCCTCGTCTTCTCTTATTTTATTCCCCAAATTGAAAAGCCTCCGGTTCGTTGAGATGCCTAATTGGGAAGAGTGGGAAGGAGTGGGAGGGGATTTTCAGAATAATATTACCATAATGCCCTCCCTATCTCGCTTGGTACTTAACGGGTGCTACAAACTTGGTACGCTGCCCGACTTCCTGCGCAAGACACCACTACAGACTCTGGAAGTCTTCAATTCTCGAATTCTCGAAGATAGAGTCGGGGACAAAACAAGTGAGGAGTGGGCCAAGATTTCTCACGTCCCAGACATTCGAAGATAATAAGCTGTGGCGATTTCAGGCGGCGAGTTGTTGAGTGGTCTTGTCTTCTAGTAAGATTTCAATTCAATGTTTCCAttaactttatatatatatgaatcgtATCGTATGGTTTTTTCTCAAGGGATATCCAATAATATAATCATAATCacctatttttttatttgatttatgatttttttatttgtttcatcAATCCCATATATTACGAATTAGTCGTCAACCCAGTCTTCTGAATCGTGTTTTGAAGAATACAAGTTGGTTGTTGTAATTTGGTTACACAGAAACTGCGGCTAATCCCTTGAGGTTTGGATTTGATTGGTGCATTTCAAAGTTTCAGAATCTGCTCGACTATTTGGACCGTATAATGAGCAATTGATTCAGAGTCATTAAATAAGGGGATCGTTTGTTTACTTGCATATACTAGTTGTTGCATTTTGgtatccaattttttttttttttttttgagaatttggTATGCAATTTCCGATTCATTGAAATTGGAAAACATGAAATTGTTCTGTTGGAGTGAGAGGGTagtaattttatttaatttgcgTAACGGAGTTGCACTAAATGTAATACTTGGAAAGCTTAATTATTTTCGATATATATTACATGAACAATAGAGATGAATATTTCAAGAACCCAGCACATATAAGGGGAAAGCAATGTTTATAATGTAGTTGTTATGAAATTCATTGGTATGTGTTTTTCCCCCTTTTACACCAAACACTCATTTGAAATCATCAAACCCAGTTGGCGACTCAGATTTATCTTGCATGCTTCTACTTGGACATACTTGCATTTTATGCTTAGTAAAATTTTTCTCACGGGTTAGTGCTAATGAGAAATGAGTTGGTATAATACATTAGCAAAAGAATTATTGCAGTCTGCTAAAAGCTACTGAATTTTGTGTATAACTTATATAAACATATCTGCAAATATATGTTTTCGTAGTTTGTCCTTGATTCTCTTCTATTAATTCAGGCAGGCGACAAATCAAGCTGTAGGCTATGAGCTTTCCTTTCTTCCATACAAATAGTAGTTGTTATACTCTACAAACACTGCCGGACTTCCTGGGCGTTACACTTGACATGAGGTCACTTGAGCTTCTACCTCCTTTAGGGACATTGCCATTCCTTGAAGCGTTGGAAATAAAGGTCAATGATAATGACATTGCCATACCAACTGGCCCTGACTAATGAGGAATTTAGAAATCTTTCTTACATCCCAAACATCCAAATTGATAATGACCTCTGACTATTGAGTGAGGAGCCAGCTTCCACCAATCTCATCCACTCTTATATTCAGGTAATTAAGCTCTTATTCATTAATCCTATGTATATTGATCTAGTGTAGTGCAATGTTGCTCTTGTACTTTAACTTTCTATTGCTACTTGCCAGGCATCTATGGACTTACTAAAGACTTAATCATACATTAACTAGCAGTAATGGTCATCTGCAATTCGGTGATTTTTTTTGCATTGAGATTGAAAGCACAACTCTTTGCAGGGATTATGAGGGTCAAGCCTCCGAGTTGTAATGGCTGGATTCCCTAAGACCAAATGCCCCCATCCTCAGGTACTCCTTAATGTAATGCCTCAAGGTTGTAATGGCTTTCAATTTTTTACTTCAGCTGGTGCAATTTTTCATTTACAATTATGTCAAACAGTTGGGCCTCTTTTTCCAAATCTCTTGGAACAAGCAGAGATTTTACCAAGAGAATAGCCCTAGTGTATAGCTCATTGTTGTACAACTCTTATTGTAACATGATGAGCTTAATGCAGAGGAGCTTCTTATGTACTtttcaaattacaaaatatgGAACTATATTTGTCTAGCTGGTTAGTTACTAAATGTTAGGGACGCATATCTGCTTATGGAACTGACCATCTTCAATTAGACTGTTCTGTTATCCCATCTCACTAAAAGTAGAATGAATGGTCTCATTTTTGTAATAATGTCAAATCTGTCAGAGTCCATCCTGATAAATCCAGCTAGAACAATACTTCCATTTCTTTTGGCAAACAAAATTACTTGATATTTAACAGGAAGAGTCTGTTGCATAGCTTCTTGGTTGCACGGTTGCACCTATTAGACTGTCACTGATGTTTGTGTTGTTCTACATTGCAGTGTCAGCACTTGCTACTAAACCTGTTGAATGCGACTGCAGTGTCGCAGACATTTGAAAGCAGTTCTTTCTGTGGTTTATTTCTCTGTCCTTGCCGGGTCCTCTTCCGCCCTTCTATCCCCCAAGTTCACTTGGTAAGTCTTGACCGAACTTGTAGAACTTTTGACTTCTTTAATTGGAGACGAGAAATTTGCACGTCAATATGCTGCCAGGGAACTGACCTGCAAGAACTTTGGTTTTCCGTTTCATTCTGAACAGTTTTTGCTCAATGTTCTTTTTCTCAAGAAACTAATTTCTACCAAGAAAATAGAGCTCAAGAGAAGACTGTTGGAACCCTCGTCCATTAATTAAAAATGCAGAGTAATGCATGATTATGCTAACTGGGGCAACTGAAACACGCCTGCTAGCCATATTCTATTGTAgatttatatatatttcattgGGTGCATGCATCACTCTTGATGACACAGGTTATCTGTTGGGACAAGTTAATGAATTAGATCTTTTTAAGTACTtttcaaattacaaaatatgGAACTTTATTTGTCTAGCTAATTAGTTACTTTCAGTTTATATATTCTAGGGATGCATATCTTCTATCATCAacatgtggtttttttttttttttcatagcttCAGGTTGAGTCCTTGATCTTTCCCCAATATCTAGCACGGTTGAAGATCTAATGCTTCTTCTGATGCTGGAACCCAGCTCCCTATCCAGTGGAGATGTCTGTACTCTGTAGCTGTATTTCTTCAATATTTGGGTAAGTACAGGGCAGTGTGATTCTAAGAATAGGAAATTGAATGATATAGTTCCTTTTCCAACATCTAATTTATTCATCCATTCACTTGAAATTCAGAAAGGAGGTTCTATGAATGGTAAAATTATGCAAGTATGTAGTGGTTAAGTTTCTCTTTTGTTTAAAGCTATTGACAAATTAAGTTGATTGCTTGAGATGAGATTGATAGTTAAATGCTAGAAAATGATAATATTTGGTTATGGATCAAAATGCAGAAAGGCTTGCAAGCAAACTCTTATGTGGAGGGAATAGGGAGGTCAGGTCTTTTTAGTTCTGATGATTGGAGTCCACTACAAGATGATCCCCAACCGTCAGTATTCTTTGTGCTATATTGAATAAAATTTCCAGTCCACCTTTGGGTAGTTTGGAACTGACTGTCTTCATTTAATACAGCTTATAGACTACAGAGGAATTCTTCACACTATCTCGTACTGTACTGCTTAGATTTAATCTAAAAGCGTTTACATTGGCATTGGGATTTTCAAGCTGATGACTGGATATATGCTTTGGTAAGCTGCACAGATCATAACATTAGTTTTTTGGTTAGTAATTATGGCAAGAATTGGTGTGGAAGTACATTTTGCGAGTTAAATTTGAAATTGCAAGTGATTTATCTTCTGAAGATGTATTCAGGTCTATTTCTTCATACATATTCCTCTATATAAACAACAGcttattatattatattaagATTGTTGACTTTCGAATACTCTATGCATTGTTAGACAGTGAGGAAACAAAAAACAGATAGTTAGAGATAAACATTTAAGATTTTGCAATTGCAAATATTAGTATATTCTTATCCATGTCAAACTGAAGTCATTTGCATTTTTCTATTACAATCCAATCAATTTCAAGGGATGTCATCATAAGATCATTCAACTGTAGTCCAGCTAGAGAAATTGAACCATCTGCAAAACAGCATTTTATGTCAGAGGTTTATCTAACAATGAGAATGCACCATCAAGAAAACTCTGCACACATTGATGGATTGATGAGGTTCTTACTAAAGCAAGGCATTTTGCTTCACGTATCTCAGGTAGATTCTCATTATTTGACCTTTGTAAACTTTTGGAGGGGCTTGATTATTCGATTGCTTGCTAGTTTGCGCAATTATAACTTTGGCACATACATTATTATCTTAATGACTTAATCTTTTCGAGGTATAAAGAGAAGTTAATTAAGAGTGGATGTGTCCCTGAATTCCATTCCATGGAAACACTGGGGATGACCCTAAATGGCTTGTAAACATTGAACAGGTAAACTCCTGACATATGTAAAACTTGAAGATTAGCAGTTAGTTCAAAGCTCCATATATATTGCTTTTAACTTTCTGGGTCCGTTGAATGTACTAAGGTCGTTGCCTAGTAAAGCAGACGAGGCATATCTTCTAGTGTCtggacttaaatcaaatgtaTTTCAGGAAGCTATGGGAGTTTGTGATCATGAGCCATCACGCGAGGAAGTTCGACACCAGATTGTTTCGTTGGTTATATATTTGTACCTAGGTTGTGCTTTTGTCAGTTAAACTGGTTCAACTTGCCTTCATCATGTATACTTGTACGGCTATATCACTCTCCTTTTCTCCTTTTGTAGGAAGGAAAATATTTAAGGTGACTAAA encodes the following:
- the LOC133728306 gene encoding putative disease resistance protein RGA3, producing the protein MAEALVSFLVEQLGSFIFQHVEQNVKLVVNVKKEVVNLTLNLKTIQAVLADAERRQVKEDSVRRWLNNLKEVSYEVDDVVDEWSTEILKQQIENQGDNAIVPNKKVCFSIPFRCLGTGQVTQIISRRDIAVRIKELNEKLALIHEQQKFYKFLQNEIEFEQPERLKSFSIVDKSGTFGRDYEMNKLVSELVSENSEEKKTPLVKSIVGMGGIGKTTLAQLAYNDEKVNACFQTRIWVCVSEPFVQIAVAKAILEGLKVTAPNSNELETFVQLISDSIKGKKFLLVLDDVWDSDHRKWEPFLTTLGCGGSGSRILVTTRITQVASTLGATSDHTIHLKELGEETCRSLFYHIAFFDGERKESKKFEDIGNEIVKKCKGLPLAAKTLGSLMRCKKTLQQWVEVLNSKIWELQEFEQQVFQPLLLSYYDLKPLSKRCLLYCATFPKDHVIVKDKLIELWMSQDYLEVKGGNKEKTTVGQWCFENLVTRSFFQDIAEDSKGNIRSCKMHDIVHDFVQYLTKDECFSMVVKGANERMELPGDEVRHLSLMFAPKDPFPVSSLNCKSLRTLTAFESKLNSIGVELISQSKSLRTLNLSENSIVEVPKEIGGLIHLRYLDLSQNRELKELPDSLGDLYNLQTLRLVKCEQLVKFPDEEAMRKLTKLKHLYVVKSCCLKSKGIGRLTGLQKLDVFHLNGFGGKDKEGTLKLQDLKNLNQLEGSLSIAHLESVEDASEGVKACLSDKHLLHHLHLDFLCAHGCIKYRREEGTGQNDREILNGLQPHGDLESLSIWNCQLATSPCPNWILSLHNLTSLELSKFGNCELLSGPFGRLPSLESLVFVRMAKVKKSGKEWEGIFRIILP